The genomic region CCGCTGTTGCGGGATCGGCAATAGTTGCCTACCCGAAAAACTCCAAATTGGTCACTAACCCCTGTGGGAGCGAGCCTGCTCGCGAATGCGGTATGTCATTCAAAAATGGGCTGACTGACCTGACGCCTTCGCGAGCAGGCTCGCTCCCACAGGGGATCTGCGCGGGGGGCAGATGGGAGTGGTGTAGCGGTTTTCCGTGCAATTGGGGCTGTAACGCATGGCTGTCGGCGTTTACGGTGAACTCATCATTCCGTCCACCGAGAACCGCCCATGTCCCCGCGCCTGGATTACTACAACGCTTCGCCCAAGGCGATGAAAGCGATGATTGCCATGGAGGCGCTGACCGCCAACCTCAGTATCGAGCAGCCGCTGCTGCAACTGATCAGGATCCGTGCCTCGCAGCTCAACGGCTGTGCGTTCTGCACCGACATGCATTCGGTGGACGCGCGGCGGGCCGGGGAGAGTGATCGGCGCCTGTATGCGATCGCGGTGTGGCGCGACAGCAACTTCTTCAACCCGCGTGAGCGTGCGGCGCTGGCCTGGGCTGAGGCGGTGACGTTGTTGGCGGAGAGTCGCGTGCCTGATGAGGTGTATCAGCAGGCGCGCGAGCAATTCAGCGAAGGCGAAATGGTCGACCTGACCATGGCCGTCACGACCATCAACAGCTGGAACCGCCTCGCGGTGAGCTTCCGCCAAACCCCAAGCGATTGAGCCCGCCCTGATCGTTTGATCGTTCCCACGCTCCGCGTGGGAACGCCTCAACGGACGCTCTGCGTTCGGCTCCGGATGGGACGCAGAGCGTCCCGGGCTGCATTCCCACGCGGAGCGTAGGAACGATCGGTAAGCGACTGAACACCACAGGATCGTTCCCACGCTCTGCGTGGGAATGCCTCAACGGACGCTCCGCGTTCGGCTCTGGATGGGACGCGGAGCGTCCCAGGCTGCATTCCCACGCGGAGCGTGGGAACGATCAAGATCAAAATCATTGCGGTGGGCGTTGCGGTTTCACCGAGGTGCCAAAGGTATTGCCCATCCGCGTACTGGTCGCGGCCGGGGTCGCCAGGCCAACCTGATTCGGCGGCCGCTTATTCACCGGCACATTCAGCGCCTCCTGATTCTTCTCCGCCGCCGCAGCGCCTTCAGGGTTGTTGCCCATCTGCTGGCTCAAACAGTCGTAATTCGGCGCCTTGTAACCACCGACCGTCACCTCGACACAGCCCAACGGTTCCTCGGCATAAGCGCTCGCCAGCGCCATCAACAACAGCCCGCCAAGGCTGATTCGCCACAGTGTGTTCATGCTCGCCTCCTGGCCGGCCCGGAGGGGCCGCGCTTTGGCTTGAGTCTAGTGCAAGCCGTGCGCAATTCCCGTGATGGTTTTTTTGCACCGCCCGTCACACCAGATTCATAAACAGCCCTCAGGATGACGATTTCCAAGGATTCGTCAGCCGTGCAGCGAGGCAATTCCACGGACGGTTTTCAGCGTTCAACGAGGCTTGTGCGCCGGATGTGTCTGGGGTGGCTGCTTGGCTGTGCGGCGGGCCACGCCATGGCCGACGCGGTGCCGGCGGACCTGCGCATGACGCTGCACATTCCGGCACAGGATCTGGCCCGCGCGCTGGATCAGTACAGCCACGCCACCGGCGTCGCGGTGCTGGTCGACAGCCAGTTGAGTCGCGGTCGTCGCTCGCTGGCGGTGGACGGTGAATACACCGCCGCCGATGCCCTGCGTCGATTGCTCGGCGGCAGTGGTTTGATGGCGCGGTATGCCCGCGACGACGCGTTTACGTTGCAAGTGGCGCAGGTCGAAGACGTGCCGGCGCCGCCGCAAAAACAGACGCCGGAAAGCGTCGCCGTCAACCGCAGTTACGCGACAGCGGTGCAAGCAGCGATCGAACGCAACCTGTGCCGCTCGCCGCTTACCCGACCGGGAAGTTATCGCGCGGTGTTGCAGGTCTGGGTCGGCCGCGACGGCGTGGTGCAGCACAACCGGTTGGTCACCTTGACCGGTGATGTACGGCGCGACAACGCGCTGGTGGAGAGCTTTCGCAATCTCAAAATCGACCGACCGACGCCCAGCGCCTTGCGTCAGCCGGTCACGTTGCTGTTGTTACCGGAGTCGTCAGGAAAACGCATGGAATGCACCAAATGGGAAGGAGTTTCCGGGGGATGAAAGACACCGGACAAGGTTCGATGGTCCAACTGTTCCTGACGTCCTACGAGGACTTTCGGGTGCGCCTGCGCAGGCGTCTCGGTTCGGAAGATCTGGCCAACGACGTGCTGCACGAAACCTACCTGCGGGTCGATCGCATGGAGACGCCGCCGAACGTCCTGCGGCCCAATGCCTACCTCTATCGCATGGCCCTGAACATCGCCGCCGACCGCCGTCAGGCCGACGCGCGCCTGCTCACCGGCGAGGAGGTCGAAGAGCTGCTGCAAATCGGCGACGAAGCACTCGATCCCGCGCGAGTGGTCGGCGGGCAAAAGGAGATCCAGTCACTGCTCAGTGCGTTGTACGAGCTGCCCGCACGGCGCCGGAAGATCTTCATCGCGGCGCGTCTGGAAGAGGCGCCGCACCTGGAAATTTCCCAGCGCTTCGGCATTTCCACGCGCATGGTCGAGAAGGAAATCAAAGCCGCATTGGGCTTTTGCGCCGCAAAACTGGAAAGAAAAGTGTTTCAGCGGTTCGGTCGCGGGGCCGGAAAACCGTCTTCTGAATAGTGCCCGATCAATTCGTTGAGAATCTGCGCGTTTGAACATCTTTCGACTGACACCTGCCGAGCCATCGGCGGCCGACCATCTGCACAGCGAAGCCCGCGACTGGCTGGTCCTGCTGACCTCCGGCCGCGCCACCGTGGCCGACGCCCGAGCCCTGCGCGAATGGTGCGCGCAGAGTGCCGAGCATGCCCGCGCGTTCGAAGAGGCCAAGCGGTTGTGGCAGCAACTGCAACCGGCCATGGAGCAGATGCAGGCGCCACGCGGGTTTGGTCGACGTGCTTTTCTCGGTGGGGCGATTGCTGCGTCGGCGGCGTTTTTGCTGGTGCGCGGGACGATTCCCGGTGGCTTTGAAGGGTTGGGCGCGGACTACATCACTGAAGTTGGCCAGCAGCGTCGCTTTGAACCGGCGCAGGGTGTGAGCCTGGAGCTGAATACTCAGACGCGGATCAATCAGCGTGCCGTGTCTGAGGGGGTGCAGGGTTTTGAGCTGGTCAGTGGTGAAGTTGAGGTGCAGACGGCGCGGTTGCCGTTGGCGGTGCAGGCTGGGGGAGGGTGGTTGCGTGCCAGTCAGGGGCGTTTCAACTTGCGTAATACTGATCAGCAAGTCTGTGTGACTTGCCTCGATGGCGCGGTTGAAGTGGATGTTGAAGGTCGTAGTCTGCGTCTTGAACCGGGCCAGCAAGTGACCTACGACGCGCGGCAAGTCGGCAGCGTACAAAGCGTCGACACAGCCGCAGTGATGAACTGGCGCCAACAAGTGCTGGTCTTCAACGGCGCGACCCTCAGCCAGATGATCGACGAAATCAACCGCTACCGCCCCGGCATGTTGCTGCTGCTCAACCGCGAACTCGGCCAACGCCGCGTCCAGGCGCGCTTTAGCCTTGACCAACTTGCTGGTGTTGCGCTGCTAATCCGCGATGCCTACGGCGTCAAATGCACCGAACTACCCGGCGGCGTAGTCGTCCTCAGCTAACCCACCCCCGCCAACACCACCACCCCCGTGGGAGCGAGCTTGCTCGCGAAGGCTTCCTTACAGTTATACCGATATCAGTGGGCCCGCCCTATTCTCGGGCAGGCGAACAGGCCTAATACGGCTTCTGGGTTGTGCAGCAGCAGGTAACATAGAGGCGTGTCAAAGTGCTAGCATCGCGACATTTGGGCCATTGATTCTTTCGAAGATCCGGTGGCCTCCTAGGTGAACGAAGGGAGAGATTGGTGCAGGTAATTACAGGGAACGCTCGGCTTCGTAGAGGCATTCGATCTTTTCAAAAGGTTCTGATCGATCAGGCAGAGCCACGCGGGGAAGAAGTGTGGGCATTTCCGAGTGGAGATAGAGCACCCTGCCTTACCTATGCATTGGAAACCGATCTTGGGGAAATGCTGTTCGCTATTCCTCCGCCTTGGGATGGGAGACAAGCACACCTGTTCAAGCTGGGTTTTGAGGGCGGGACACTCTCTCCCGACGCTGAGATCAACATTCCTGACGGCCTCAACCGCAAGGTTTCAGGGGTTTTGATAGCTGGTCCTGACGGCGAAACTCTAATCGGTCATCGCGGTACCTTTACGGCATTTCGTGGCCGGGTGCCCCGCAGAGATGCGTTCGAGCACTTTCAGGATTGGTTGATAGAGGTAGCAGACGACGGTCGGAACGCAGACGTAATCGCTGTGTCCTCAACAAACTCCCCGAGTATCGCGAATGACATTGCCGAGTTCCTATTCAAGGTGAAGCGGCTCAAGGAGCAAAGAAAGGCGGAGCTTGGAGATGATGCCGAGAACTCAGATCCGGCCCCC from Pseudomonas tensinigenes harbors:
- a CDS encoding carboxymuconolactone decarboxylase family protein, with protein sequence MSPRLDYYNASPKAMKAMIAMEALTANLSIEQPLLQLIRIRASQLNGCAFCTDMHSVDARRAGESDRRLYAIAVWRDSNFFNPRERAALAWAEAVTLLAESRVPDEVYQQAREQFSEGEMVDLTMAVTTINSWNRLAVSFRQTPSD
- a CDS encoding STN domain-containing protein, with product MCLGWLLGCAAGHAMADAVPADLRMTLHIPAQDLARALDQYSHATGVAVLVDSQLSRGRRSLAVDGEYTAADALRRLLGGSGLMARYARDDAFTLQVAQVEDVPAPPQKQTPESVAVNRSYATAVQAAIERNLCRSPLTRPGSYRAVLQVWVGRDGVVQHNRLVTLTGDVRRDNALVESFRNLKIDRPTPSALRQPVTLLLLPESSGKRMECTKWEGVSGG
- a CDS encoding RNA polymerase sigma factor gives rise to the protein MKDTGQGSMVQLFLTSYEDFRVRLRRRLGSEDLANDVLHETYLRVDRMETPPNVLRPNAYLYRMALNIAADRRQADARLLTGEEVEELLQIGDEALDPARVVGGQKEIQSLLSALYELPARRRKIFIAARLEEAPHLEISQRFGISTRMVEKEIKAALGFCAAKLERKVFQRFGRGAGKPSSE
- a CDS encoding FecR family protein encodes the protein MNIFRLTPAEPSAADHLHSEARDWLVLLTSGRATVADARALREWCAQSAEHARAFEEAKRLWQQLQPAMEQMQAPRGFGRRAFLGGAIAASAAFLLVRGTIPGGFEGLGADYITEVGQQRRFEPAQGVSLELNTQTRINQRAVSEGVQGFELVSGEVEVQTARLPLAVQAGGGWLRASQGRFNLRNTDQQVCVTCLDGAVEVDVEGRSLRLEPGQQVTYDARQVGSVQSVDTAAVMNWRQQVLVFNGATLSQMIDEINRYRPGMLLLLNRELGQRRVQARFSLDQLAGVALLIRDAYGVKCTELPGGVVVLS